Within the Deltaproteobacteria bacterium genome, the region AGAGAAGAAAGGAGGCGATCAAAAAAAGCAGGATCCGTACGACGAAAAATTTGGTCATGGCCCTTAAGGCGCGCAAGGGCCTGGATACGGTTTTTCTCAGCGCCTCGGCGGTGGGTTATTACGGGCACGGTGGAGATGAGGTTTTCTCAGAGGAGAGCCCTCCCGGAGACGGATTTCTTGCACGGCTCGCGGGAGAGTGGGAGCGAGTGGCTCTGGAGGCGGAAACCTTGGGATGCCGCGTATTGCTTTGTCGATTTGGAGTGGTTCTGGGAACCGAGGGCGGGGCGTTTCCCAAAATGATATCTGTTTTTAGATGGGGACTTGGAAGCCGGTTGGGTGGCGGGAATCAATGGTTTTCATGGATTCACGAAAGGGATCTGGCACGAATTTTTCTTTTTCTGGCTGAAAGAAAAGATGCTGTGGGTCCTGTAAATTTCACGGCACCCGAGCCCATACGAAACAGGGACCTTACCGGAATGCTGGGGAAGGCCCTGGGAAGACCGACTTTTCTGCCTCCGGTTCCCACGTTTCTCATTAAAACACTTGCGGGAGAATTCGGCCGTATGCTCCTTGAAGGGCAAAGGGCATTGCCAAAAAAACTTATGGGTATGGGATTTCAGTTCGAGTTTCCTTGTTTTATGGGGGCGGTCGAGGATTTGGTGAGGCCGGGGAGCGGCAAATCCTGATTTCCTAGAGCACAACGTTCGGCACTTCCATTTCCCCCTTTGAAAAGGCCTTAAGAAATGCCTTGACTACGATTGGATCAAATTCTGATCCGGCTCCTTTTGCGATGATCTCTTTTGCTTCAAAGGGAGACATGGCTTTCCTATATGGCCTGTCACTTACCAGGGAATCGTAAACGTCGGCAACCGTAAGGATACGGGCTTCCAAGGGAATGTCTTTGCCGATGACATCATTGTACCCGGAGCCGTCGAATTTCTCGTGGTGGGCAAGTACGATGGGTATTGCACGCCCCAAGGGACCACTTACTGGCTCAAGGATTTCGCCCCCCTTTTCAACGTGGCGTTTGATCCCTTCGAATTCATCTTTTGTGAGTCGGGCGGCCTTGTAAAGAAGGTTCCGGCTTATTTCAAGCTTACCGATATCGTGCAAAAGAGCCGCCGCCCGGACGTCTTCTATTCGATCCGGTCTCAGCCCCATATAGGCTGCGATTTTCGCCGCATAGATAGAAACTCGGTAACAATGGTTTTCAGTGTATTGGTCCTGGGAGATGAAATGCCGAAGGATCACCAATAGACCCCTGTATGTTTGACGCAGTTCGTTCATCTGGGCAGTATTCCGCTCATAAAGTGTGCCCATGGTATAGGCGGTGATGATCAGAATTCCTCCCCATGCTGTCAATTCAAACCACTTGGTGCTTGATGCATTCTTAACCTCATCAAGCCACCAGGGATTGTAATAGACCGCCAGGCTGACCAGTATTACACTGGCAAGGGCGGTAAGGGTGGCATGCCTCCGGCCGTAAAAATAGGCTGAGAAAAGGGTGGGGAGTGTATAAAGACCGAGCAACATTCTCTGGGAGGTAAGAAGGTAGTTCATGATCCCCATAATGATCATCATGGAGAGGATGAGCCAGAGTTCTTTATTCACCTCCATGAGCTTTTCAAAAGTTTTTCTCTTAAGAAACTATTTTTCCATGTTGGTTCCCGGGTGAGAGGTTTTTCGGGGAGAGGAGGTGGATGGGTTTTCACACGTGGCATCCCTGTGGGGGTGTCCTTCGGTACATATCTGGCCGAAGCTCCCATTTTCTCCAGTTTTGAAACAATGTTTTCCGCCACCTTTTCAGGGATGTTTTTACTCAAAACAACAGGAGCCCTCTTGATTATTTTCGTAACGTTGTCCGGGGAAGTGTTTTTCACATATTGAGACAGGAAGGCCCCGATTTTTTCAGCCGCCTCTGAACTGGGGACCATGTTCAAGATTAATGTGCCGGCCTTTTGATTGTTCATGACGGTCTCCTGGAGTACTTGACCGGAAATTTCCCTAAGAAGTCCTGCATTGTAGGAATTGGCCTTTGATTAAAGGGAGTTATCTCAAAGGTGAATATCGGCGGGATGGGAAAATTACTTGAATTTAAGAGCAACACCGGTCACAGGAGCGTAGCCCCGGGCAGCCAAAACCCCAGAATCAAGAGGAAGGTCTCTCCCCGGCCTTCTTGCCAAGGGAACTTCATGGGGTTCAATCTCCTTTCGATGGATATAAAAGAGGCTGGAGAAGGAAATGAACAGCCACCATTCCCTGAAATACCCTTCGGGCGCGTCTCCCTGCAACAGGTACAGACAGCGTATTAAGCACCGGCCCATGACGTTGTTTTAAACGGGATCCTGAATTAAGGATCTCAGTAGGTCAAGAGAAATCTTTTTGCCCGTTACAAGCAATACCACCTCCCTTTTTTGAAACCTCCTTTTTGCCTTGATAAGGGACGCGATTGACAAGGCAGCGGCCCCTTCAACAAGTATTTGGTGTTTTTCGATCATCAACCTTATGGCACTTCTGATTTCTTCTTCCGAAACCAGCAGGAAGTCGTCCACGTATTTCCTGCACATTTCAAAGGTGATTGAATCGGGTTCCAATCCACCGGCTGTCCCGTCCGAAATGGTGGGTTTTGATTCCATATCCAGTATTTTTCCCTCCTTTACGGATTCTGCCATCACCGGTGAATTTTCAGGTTGGCACCCGATGATCTCAATGCCTCCCGATGTCTCCTTCATGTATCCTGCTAGGCCTGAAATGAGTCCACCTCCGCCTACCGGGATCAGCATAGTATCTATCTTTTTAAGTTGATCTTTCAACTCCAGGGCGATTGTCCCCTGCCCACCGATTATTTTTGGATCATTGTAAGGAGAAATGAAACTTTTGCCCGACCTTTGTGCCTCATCCCTAGCGGCTTTTTCAGCCATTACGCAATCATTGCCGTGTTGAGCGATTTCAGCTCCTGCCATTTGAAGGGCCCCAAGCTTGGCCCTGGAAGCATTTTCAGGCAGAAAAATTACCCCGGTTCCCATGAATTTTTGTAAAACATAGGCGATCGCAGCCCCGTGATTTCCCGACGATGCCGTGATGATGCCCCTATTCCTTTTCTCCGGACTTAGGGAAAGATACTTGTTGAGAGCACCCCTGAGTTTGAATGAACCGGTGATTTGGCAATTTTCAAGTTTTAAGTAGGCATTGCAGTTCCCGATTCGACTCAGGTAAGGGGAATACTCGATGGGGGTTTCGCGGATGTGACTTCGGATCCTGGCTTCGGCTTCGAGCACTTCCTGCTTTATATCAATATGCATCGCTGTTCTTCCTTTTTATTTTTTGCAGGGGTAAATTATTGGTCGTTACGAGACAGGGATTTTCCCTGGAACATTTTAAGCAGCATTTTGTGGGTGTTTTTTGTTTCGGTAAATGAATTCCCCGCCGCAAACAGCGGGGAATTCAACCCAAAGGGATTAAATCTAAACTCGCATCCTTTGGAATGCAAATAGAAAGCAGAATCAGCGATACCATGGAATTCAGTCAGTCTACCTTTAGCAGAAGCCCATAACGATTCAAGGCCGTTGATATGGCATTTCCCATTGCTGAACTGATCATCTCCATGGTTGACTCGGTAATTTTTTTATGGCCAATATCGACAAAGTCATTATAACCACGCCGGCCATCTAAACCACATCACCTGGCTCAATTTTGAACCTGCTTCAGCTCAACGACAAGATCGTTTATCCTGTTCAGGGCGGAATTCAGATAATCTTGAGGCAGGCCGTAGCTTATTCTCACGAAGTGATCCATGCCGAAGTGGTCGCCTGGGACGATCAAGACACTTTTTTCATCCAGCAGGCGCCTGTGGAACTCGGTGGAATTTATGTCAAGATTGTAGCGAACAAACGTTATCGCAGCAGCCTTGGGGGGAGAAAAAGTGAAGGTATCCTTGTTGCGGTCCATCCATTGCTCAAGTACCGTAAAGCCGTTGCGGATGTATTCCCTCGTGCGGTTGATAAGTCGGGGCCTGATACCAGGAGAAAGGGCAAGGGCTGCAAGCTTGTTTGCAAGCACGGTTCCGCTGATGGTAACATATTCATGCCGGGCCCAGATTTCATCCAGTGTCTCCTCGGGACCAACCACCCAACCTATACGGAGTCCGGGTAGACCGTATGCCTTGCTCATACTGCCAACTGCCAGCACCTTGTCGTATCGCCCGTAAAAGGATGGGCTTTCTTCTTCTGTTTCACGCTCTGCTCCCCTGTAAACTTCATCAGCCAAAATCCATGCTCCGATCCGATCTGCTATGGAAATGATTCTATCCATTTCCCATTCTGTCAAGATGTACCCGGTCGGGTTGTTGGGATTGCATACGGCGATCAGTTTGGTGTTTGTGGTAACCGTACTCTCCAGCTCATCAAGGTCAGGTGACCACGCCATGTCCTCCCGTAAATTGAAGGTCCTGATGCGGTATTCATGGTTCCTGGAAATGCCCCATATCTGCATATAGTTGGGCAGCATTATGGCGATTTCATCTCCGGGGGACAGGAGAGTCCTGGTAGTGATGTAATTTGCTTCGATTGCCCCTACGGTTACCAATACATTTTCAGGTCTTGCCCCATGGTACATTGCGGCGATATTTCGGCGCAATTCCGGAATACCGTTTACATGAGGATAATTGAGATCGGTATCCAGCAATTCATCTATGAACTTGGTATCACTGGCCAACAATTCCCTTAAAAGAACAGGATGAACCCCGCTTTCCGATAAATTGAAATCTACTTCTTGTTCAAATTTTGACATCATCCTTTCCATGACAAAAGGTTGAAATACTGGCATTTCCTTTCCTCCATATCTGTTTTTGGAATACACAAAGTTATGGAAAGACCTGATTTCACGAGGATGGAATTTCCGTGTTTTTCAATCTCTTCTTTTGTTCACCCGGAGAATTTATTGCTGATATTTTCCGTCATTCCCAGTTTTTAATAAAGAGGGCTTGATGAGAAAATCCCTTGAATGGATCCAGAAGACAGCCGGCCCTTTCCGGCATTGTATGGTTACCGTTCCCTTTCTTTATCTTTTTGAGGGCCGGGCCCAATAAGTGACTTGTAGTTATAAATCGTAGCCCTCGATACTTTGAGTATTTCTGCAAGGCGTTGCGTTGCTCCTCTGAACTGAAACAATCCGCTTTTTTCAAAGGCTTCAACCAACCGGATCCTCTCATCCTGCCCCATTGATTCGGTATTGTTGATCCCGTTTTGACAAAGAAAAGAAGAAACAGAAAGCTCAATCAGTTCGTCAGGATCCCTGGCAAGGGAATCCCTTATTATAAAGGGTGGAGTTTCCTCTGCAGATGCCGTCAGGGCGTTCAAAAGAGCCTTTGCCTTGAGTAGGTTGGAAAAGTCGACATTGATACATATGGCACCGACTATTTTCCCTTTTGGATCCCTGATCCATACGGTCGAGGACTGGAACTCCTTGGAATTTATTTTAATCTTGTAATTCAATTGGTCAGGTGTGTCAGAAGCAAGGTCTTTT harbors:
- a CDS encoding PAS domain-containing protein, whose amino-acid sequence is MGLLEKMGLLDLLKRLAEGLVAVVGPHCEVVIHDFSDLEHSAVVVAGNLSGRKPGAPVPDMDFISKDLASDTPDQLNYKIKINSKEFQSSTVWIRDPKGKIVGAICINVDFSNLLKAKALLNALTASAEETPPFIIRDSLARDPDELIELSVSSFLCQNGINNTESMGQDERIRLVEAFEKSGLFQFRGATQRLAEILKVSRATIYNYKSLIGPGPQKDKERER
- a CDS encoding aminotransferase class I/II-fold pyridoxal phosphate-dependent enzyme, whose product is MPVFQPFVMERMMSKFEQEVDFNLSESGVHPVLLRELLASDTKFIDELLDTDLNYPHVNGIPELRRNIAAMYHGARPENVLVTVGAIEANYITTRTLLSPGDEIAIMLPNYMQIWGISRNHEYRIRTFNLREDMAWSPDLDELESTVTTNTKLIAVCNPNNPTGYILTEWEMDRIISIADRIGAWILADEVYRGAERETEEESPSFYGRYDKVLAVGSMSKAYGLPGLRIGWVVGPEETLDEIWARHEYVTISGTVLANKLAALALSPGIRPRLINRTREYIRNGFTVLEQWMDRNKDTFTFSPPKAAAITFVRYNLDINSTEFHRRLLDEKSVLIVPGDHFGMDHFVRISYGLPQDYLNSALNRINDLVVELKQVQN
- a CDS encoding threonine/serine dehydratase, which encodes MHIDIKQEVLEAEARIRSHIRETPIEYSPYLSRIGNCNAYLKLENCQITGSFKLRGALNKYLSLSPEKRNRGIITASSGNHGAAIAYVLQKFMGTGVIFLPENASRAKLGALQMAGAEIAQHGNDCVMAEKAARDEAQRSGKSFISPYNDPKIIGGQGTIALELKDQLKKIDTMLIPVGGGGLISGLAGYMKETSGGIEIIGCQPENSPVMAESVKEGKILDMESKPTISDGTAGGLEPDSITFEMCRKYVDDFLLVSEEEIRSAIRLMIEKHQILVEGAAALSIASLIKAKRRFQKREVVLLVTGKKISLDLLRSLIQDPV
- a CDS encoding HD-GYP domain-containing protein; this translates as MEVNKELWLILSMMIIMGIMNYLLTSQRMLLGLYTLPTLFSAYFYGRRHATLTALASVILVSLAVYYNPWWLDEVKNASSTKWFELTAWGGILIITAYTMGTLYERNTAQMNELRQTYRGLLVILRHFISQDQYTENHCYRVSIYAAKIAAYMGLRPDRIEDVRAAALLHDIGKLEISRNLLYKAARLTKDEFEGIKRHVEKGGEILEPVSGPLGRAIPIVLAHHEKFDGSGYNDVIGKDIPLEARILTVADVYDSLVSDRPYRKAMSPFEAKEIIAKGAGSEFDPIVVKAFLKAFSKGEMEVPNVVL
- a CDS encoding TIGR01777 family oxidoreductase, encoding MRVFMTGGTGFVGRTLARAFIEKGHEVTVLTRSLKNPGLLPQGAGFLVGDPTEPGPWQKEVANHDVIVNLAGASIFSLWTKRRKEAIKKSRIRTTKNLVMALKARKGLDTVFLSASAVGYYGHGGDEVFSEESPPGDGFLARLAGEWERVALEAETLGCRVLLCRFGVVLGTEGGAFPKMISVFRWGLGSRLGGGNQWFSWIHERDLARIFLFLAERKDAVGPVNFTAPEPIRNRDLTGMLGKALGRPTFLPPVPTFLIKTLAGEFGRMLLEGQRALPKKLMGMGFQFEFPCFMGAVEDLVRPGSGKS